The Streptomyces seoulensis genome contains a region encoding:
- a CDS encoding GNAT family N-acetyltransferase, with amino-acid sequence MPSRSTEVQVRPGTEADLDALTTLYNHYVRETAVTFDTAVLTPMERRPWLLSHPEDGPHRLLVATEADSRHILGYATSGPHRPKAAYAPSVETSVYLAPDATGRGVGTLLYGALFAALAKEDVHRAFAGITQPNEASTRLHERFGFRHLGTFGEVGRKFGRYWDVAWYQKDLASG; translated from the coding sequence ATGCCGTCCAGGAGCACAGAGGTGCAGGTCAGGCCGGGGACCGAGGCCGATCTGGACGCCCTCACGACGCTGTACAACCACTACGTACGTGAGACGGCCGTCACATTCGACACGGCGGTTCTCACCCCGATGGAGCGCCGCCCCTGGCTGCTCTCCCACCCGGAAGACGGCCCGCACCGACTCCTGGTTGCCACGGAAGCGGATTCCCGCCACATCCTCGGCTACGCCACCTCGGGCCCGCACCGCCCCAAGGCCGCCTACGCGCCCTCGGTGGAGACCTCGGTCTACCTCGCCCCGGACGCGACCGGCCGCGGGGTGGGCACCCTGCTCTACGGCGCCCTCTTCGCGGCGCTGGCGAAGGAGGACGTGCACCGCGCCTTCGCCGGCATCACCCAGCCGAACGAGGCGTCGACCAGGCTGCACGAGCGCTTCGGCTTCCGGCACCTGGGCACGTTCGGCGAGGTGGGCCGGAAGTTCGGCCGCTACTGGGACGTGGCGTGGTACCAGAAGGACCTGGCGTCCGGCTGA
- a CDS encoding TetR/AcrR family transcriptional regulator, whose amino-acid sequence MEIARAAATLFVRQGLRATRAEDIAHAAGIAPRTFYRYFASKEEAVAPLYAAGAQLWTATVREAPAHLALPEALRHAVDRTLAPGVGVSASAWEWARTLIRMAHTSPALRKVWAEVCQASETELAEALAARLTPADGADVAEAATPRLRFAAAVAGAAVRVAVETWALTDAPPTGPAGPAALAVGNLVALGDFAWEAPQD is encoded by the coding sequence ATGGAGATCGCCCGCGCCGCCGCGACCCTCTTCGTCCGGCAGGGCCTGCGGGCCACCCGCGCCGAGGACATCGCCCACGCCGCGGGCATCGCGCCGCGCACCTTCTACCGCTACTTCGCGTCCAAGGAGGAGGCGGTGGCCCCGCTGTACGCGGCCGGCGCCCAGCTCTGGACCGCGACCGTCCGCGAGGCCCCGGCCCACCTCGCCCTCCCCGAAGCCCTGCGGCACGCCGTCGACCGCACCCTCGCCCCCGGCGTCGGCGTCTCCGCGTCCGCCTGGGAGTGGGCCCGCACCCTCATCCGCATGGCCCACACCAGCCCGGCCCTGCGCAAGGTCTGGGCGGAGGTCTGCCAGGCGTCGGAGACGGAACTGGCCGAGGCGCTGGCCGCGCGGCTGACGCCGGCCGACGGCGCCGACGTCGCCGAAGCGGCGACCCCCCGCCTCCGCTTCGCCGCGGCGGTCGCGGGCGCGGCCGTACGCGTCGCCGTGGAGACCTGGGCCCTCACCGATGCCCCGCCCACCGGCCCGGCCGGACCCGCCGCGCTGGCCGTCGGCAACCTGGTGGCCCTGGGCGACTTCGCCTGGGAAGCCCCTCAGGACTGA
- a CDS encoding sigma-70 family RNA polymerase sigma factor, with translation MATRAVARRKSANGGTSQAPGSGGQTADRASSVRVRGGEIADRDLVGMYLDEIARTPLLDAAKEVELSQTIEAGVFARQVLDGQEETAAEASRDELEALFDESERAKDVFIRSNLRLVVAVARRYPRSGLPLLDLIQEGNAGLVRAVEKFDYRKGFKFSTYATWWIRQAITRSIADQSRTIRLPVHLVEELGRIRRVQREFNREHGRDPEPAEIAAELGSTPERVTDVLDWSRDPVSLNMPVDDEGETQFGDLLEDTSAVSPEQSVLSLLRREELDDLIGRLDERTASIIKMRYGIEDGRERTLTEVGKEHGLTRERIRQIEKHALLELKKLARDTGFDAAA, from the coding sequence ATGGCAACCCGCGCCGTCGCCCGTCGTAAGTCCGCCAATGGGGGCACCTCCCAGGCTCCGGGCTCTGGGGGACAGACGGCTGACAGGGCAAGCAGCGTCCGCGTCCGCGGCGGCGAGATCGCCGACCGCGACCTGGTCGGCATGTACCTCGACGAGATCGCGCGTACGCCCCTGCTCGACGCCGCCAAGGAGGTCGAGCTGTCCCAGACCATCGAGGCGGGCGTGTTCGCGCGCCAGGTCCTCGACGGCCAGGAGGAGACCGCCGCCGAGGCGTCCCGCGATGAGCTCGAGGCACTGTTCGACGAGAGCGAGCGGGCCAAGGACGTCTTCATCCGCTCCAACCTCCGCCTGGTCGTGGCCGTGGCCCGGCGCTACCCGCGCAGCGGCCTGCCCCTGCTCGACCTCATCCAGGAGGGCAACGCGGGCCTGGTGCGCGCGGTCGAGAAGTTCGACTACCGCAAGGGCTTCAAGTTCTCCACGTACGCGACCTGGTGGATCCGCCAGGCCATCACCCGCTCGATAGCCGACCAGTCCCGCACCATCCGGCTCCCCGTCCACCTGGTGGAGGAGCTGGGCCGTATCCGCCGCGTCCAGCGCGAGTTCAACCGGGAGCACGGCCGGGACCCGGAGCCCGCGGAGATCGCCGCCGAGCTCGGCTCCACGCCGGAGCGTGTCACGGACGTGCTCGACTGGTCCCGTGACCCGGTCTCGCTGAACATGCCGGTGGACGACGAGGGCGAGACCCAGTTCGGCGACCTGTTGGAGGACACCTCCGCGGTCTCCCCCGAGCAGTCGGTGCTCAGCCTGCTGCGCCGCGAGGAGCTGGACGACCTGATCGGCCGCCTCGACGAGCGCACCGCCTCGATCATCAAGATGCGGTACGGCATCGAGGACGGCCGCGAGCGGACCCTCACCGAGGTCGGCAAGGAGCACGGTCTGACCCGCGAGCGGATCCGGCAGATCGAGAAGCACGCGCTGCTGGAACTGAAGAAGCTGGCCCGCGACACGGGGTTCGACGCGGCGGCCTAG